In Pochonia chlamydosporia 170 chromosome 3, whole genome shotgun sequence, the following are encoded in one genomic region:
- a CDS encoding glucuronan lyase A (similar to Metarhizium robertsii ARSEF 23 XP_007822550.1) has product MVALKSILAASLALIASPGALATRTFYNSGTLSGWDYVRKEHKGTVDQVTNVAYKGSTSLKMTQTYDPNYHDRYHSEVDHNYGYKRGDSTFYGFAFRLSDTWDFQSQSYNIAQFIANRPGAGCGGDDWMPSTMVWIQGNQLFSRIVTGHYRQPNCGRTIDTLRNLGQISAGQWHRVILQVKWASDNSGFFKIWLDGNKVVERLNTATTVDDDSVFQFRVGLYANSWHDDGHMNGNQGFRQIWYDEIAMGTEFKDVDPAQQ; this is encoded by the coding sequence ATGGTCGCCCTCAAatccatcctcgccgcctccctGGCACTCATCGCCTCTCCTGGCGCCCTCGCCACCAGAACCTTCTACAACTCCGGCACCCTCAGCGGCTGGGACTACGTCCGCAAGGAGCACAAGGGAACAGTCGACCAGGTCACCAATGTCGCCTACAAGGGCAGCACGTCTCTCAAGATGACCCAAACCTACGACCCCAACTACCATGACCGCTACCACTCCGAGGTCGACCACAACTACGGCTACAAGCGCGGCGACTCTACCTTTTACGGTTTCGCGTTCCGCCTCTCCGACACATGGGACTTCCAGTCGCAATCCTACAACATTGCCCAGTTCATTGCCAATCGTCCTGGAGCGGGATGCGGCGGAGACGACTGGATGCCCAGCACCATGGTTTGGATTCAGGGGAACCAGCTCTTCTCTCGAATCGTCACCGGACACTACCGCCAGCCGAACTGCGGTCGAACCATTGACACTTTGCGAAACCTTGGCCAGATCAGTGCTGGACAGTGGCACAGGGTCATCCTGCAGGTCAAGTGGGCTAGTGACAACTCTGGCTTCTTCAAGATTTGGCTTGATGGAAACAAGGTTGTGGAGAGGTTGAATACTGCGACGACGGTCGACGACGACAGTGTTTTCCAGTTCCGTGTTGGTCTGTATGCGAACAGCTGGCACGATGATGGCCACATGAATGGTAATCAGGGATTCCGCCAGATTTGGTACGATGAGATTGCTATGGGTACCGAGTTTAAGGATGTCGATCCTGCTCAGCAGTga